AATTAGCGTTATAAATGAAAAAACCTACCATATTGTCAACGCCATGACCGTTAGTCACATTGCAGCGACCACCTCCAGAAATCTTAACCTGCCAAGACATTGGAGTCATCACTTAAAACTGGGTAATGCACTAATACATCCAAACcaacaaaaaaatttccaaatggCAAAGAAACAAACAAAGAGTAAACCTTGGATAAAGCTTTTCCCTTTTCGACAACAACTACTTTAAGATTGGGGGCCAGAGTTTTTGCCCTGATTGCACCATATATTCCAGCAGCTCCACCTCCCACCACCACCATTAGCTCTTCACTTGACTGCAAAGACAAGAAGATCACATTTTTAAGGGAGAACGATGAAGAAAACCACATCTAATATTGGTTAAATTGCTGAAACTGAGTATGAATGTGTGGAAGCAGCACAAACCTTGGAAACTGATGAGATGGTAATTGCACAAAATCTTCTCGTCCGGGGCAAGAAAAGTAGATAACCTGTGTGATTGGTGCAAGTCAAACTACGGTAAAGGAGACCAGGAGCATGAAGAACCCGCGGGAAGGTTAGGCTCATGTTTCTTGGTCCTTGCTCTTCAAACCTCGAGATGGTCTTTGGGTGCTTCCCGGCGACTACCCCGTCGCTCATAAACTCAAGGTGGGGAACGAAGAGACAGGGAgccaaaatataattatataatccCCTGATACTTGTTACCAGTTTTTACCACCAGAAGAAAACTTCTGGATTGACAAGCTTGTCCTCACAGGGTCGGAATTTCTTCTACCTTCTGTGATTCACGGCAACTAGTATTTGACTCCAAAAAACCATTTGCCTTCGTCCAATGGCAAGGAAGAACCCCTTCAAAACTCTCCTATGTATTAAGTCGAATGTTCAAATGCTGTCTAATACATCACACAAAAAGTACAGTTCTTATACGGTGTTTCACCCCTCAGCCCTCGTACAAATCTTTTTAGACTCCTCCATACAGTTATTCTAATCTGATCTACGTTTCTCCCTTCAACCCTTATACAAACCTGCTTAAACTCCCCAAATAAGTAGCCTTTTTAGACCCCTGCATAAGGTAGTAGTAGGTTAAATATTTGCAATTTTAGACTCATCCATAAAATAACAATAGGTTAGATAGTTACAAAGTAAATCTTGTTATCCATAAAATAAGGGGCCTGTTTGGAAGTGAGTTTTTTGACCAAGTTTTTtacctactagttttttaacaacttttgctacaggaaccccaaaaaacttcttaaaattttttccctacacacttcaaaaatctaatacacaaaaaatttttcaaaaatttttcttctttttcctccctcaTCCAACACACTATGCCAGCCACCATCTCCACCACCTGTATCGGCACCGgtcacctaaaaaaaaattttttgtccCTCACCCTCACCCCCTCTCCTCTGCAGAAAGAGGAGTAACGCTGTCGTTTATGCCGGAGGTTGGGCCGACTGTCTctctttatttattattattattttttttacaaatcaCCCAAAGTGGAGTTAGGGTTGGGGGGATCCGTTATTTCCATGGCGGGCATGGAAGGAATTGCAGCGGCGGGAGGAACTGGAATTAGAAGTGGAAGTGGAATagggggaggaggaggaggtgtCTCAGTCTCAGGGGGAGGGAGAGGAGaaaagcgaaaaaaaaaaagaacagagcCAAGCAGAGGCATGGAGGTCGAATGACTGCGCGCACGTTACGACTGGAGTGCGCTGTGGTCGCGCTGTGGAGAAGGCGCACCAGGAGCTGGGCTAGCTGATGCGCGTGCGGAGGAGGTCGGGGGCGCTGGCGCTCTGGTGCACCTGCGTTTCTGGTCGAAGAGGAGCCGAAGGTGGTGGTCGGCGCTCCAAGAAACAAGGGGAGGGAGAGGGGGGAAGGGGCAGTGGGGGAGGGGGTGGCAGGGCAGAGGAGGTGGCGGGGCAGCGGGGGAAGGGGTTGCGTGCAAGGGGCAGCGGGGAAGGGGGTGTGCAGAGGGAGGGGGAAGAGGGGGAGGGGTGGCGGCAGCAGGGAAGGGGCAGCGGGGAGAGGGGTTGGCGTGCAGAGGGGAGGGGGAAAGGCAGAGGAGAGAATCGAAGGggaaagggaggagaggggtggcGGGAGGGGGaaggaacaagaagaagaagaagaagaagaaagagaggaaaaaaaaagaaaaaggaaagaaagaaaaagaaaaagaaagagaaagaaaaaaagaactgggaaaaaaatttcaccttacaaaaatttctacaaaaaatttttccacctttcaaaaatttctacaaaattttttcaaaaacttctacagtacactacagtaaagttttagacaaaccctcaaaaaactcaggttccaaacaggcccaagAATAGGTTAGATAGTTACAAAGTATATTTGTTAGATTAGATAGTTACAAAGTACATTTGTTCTTGTTTGGTCCGGTGTTTGGCCCCTCAATCCTCATACAAGTCTTTTTAAACTCCTTCATAACATAGAAATAGGTTAGATAATTGTAAAGTACATCTTGGTCTAATGTTTCACCCTTCAACTCTTATACAAACCTCTTTAGATTTCCTCAACAAGTTGCCCTTTTAAACTCATCCATAGAATAGGAATAAGTTAGATAGTTGTAAAGTATCATTTTCTTGTCTGATTTGGTGTTTCACCCCTCAACCCCTCGTAGAAACCTTCTTAGATTCCCTCAACAAATACATTTTATTCTTCTGATCTGGTGTTTCACCCATCAATCCTCATTCAAATCTCCTTAGATTCCTCCCACATAATAGAAATATGTTAGATAGTTGttgttatataaaaaaaaaaaaaagtatttgactcaaaaaaaaaaactcatcaAGCTTCATTAAACTTCTCCACAGAATAGGATAGGTTAGATAATTGTCATTGCAGACAAAAAAATATTTGACTTAAAACAAAGGGGACCGTAACTAGTAATCCTATtgctttattaaaaaattttgctATAGCTTTATTAAAGATGCTTTGTTTAGTTTGATTGCGGCTCCAATTAAACCAAAAATATAAGACAAATAGGCACCCTATTATCCTAGTTGCGATTGGTATGCAATGTTTTTAATTTTGGACCGAAAAATAAGCCAAAATACCTTTTGATTCACGGTTTGATCggttcaattttggtttaaatgtttaataattttttatttatttagtaataaaaattttgagtaaaactaaattatttattttaaaaaataaaaatttaataacAAATCAATTGAACCTCTCGATTTTTTTCAGCTACACCAGTTCAATCGATTCTTAACCAAAATTGACCGATTCAATTGATTCTTTAAATTATTGATTGAGCCAAGCTGAAGACATTCGATTCGCGGTTCAATTGATCGAACCGACCAATCTAATCCAGTTTTTCAAAACACTATTGGTATGGGCTAAAGGAGATATGAAGGAAGAAACGCAACTGAAGCTCTCCTTTGCTTATCCGTTGCTTGCCAATTTATACATTTGAACGTTGGTGTATATTGGTTTTGTTAAAGCTATGCAAGTGAATTTGTTCACTCATATAACACTGTACTACACTAATTATCTTAATTTCATACAAACTTTTCTTGGAAACCATAATACACAGTAACATTTGAAAAGGGTAATATAaagaagcattttttttttacggcTAAGCCCCACAATTCAAGTTTTAAGAAAGATGACAGATTTGTACTATACTACTTTACTCttaaacaggaaaaaaaaagtcaagagtTAATTATAAAAACTCCCCTAAATGTTTGGTCAAAATTATAGTTTACCCCCCAATATTTATTTCTTCTCACTTTTATTACCTTTTATTTTATCCAACTCATTAACTATTAAAATATTTGAGTTGAACAAAAACACTCTTGTGCATAGTTTATAAGAGAAACTCTGACAAGATTCTTTAGATGTTCAAATTACAATATATGCTTTTTACCATAGAATATTTGTtgtttttaagttttggataaaATAAATGGAAATATTAGTATTCTTTTTCTGCATATAATTGTCATGCTTGTAATTATTTAAAGTGGGTAAACCCTAAACTTTGTAATAAAAGGAATAGAAATATGTGCTATATGGCAATCAGGCAAAAGAAATAtgtgatatggtgtaaaatttacttttttttttccacaaccCTTGATTCAATATAGCACATACTTctcaatatttttctcaaaGTTTAGGATCTACTAACTTGACGTAATTACATGCATGGTGATtctgtcaaaaaaaaaaaagtaatattggttttcaatttattttatcaaataaataattattcgATGACAAAAATCAAACCATATGATTTGAACATCTAAGAATATTGTGATGACCTTTCCTTATGAATAATGTAGAAAGGCATTTTTGTCAACTCAAATATTTTGATAGTTAACTTGATTAATTGGATTGAACTAGGGAGTAAAGTGAAAAGAAATGAATATAAAGAGGTTAATTGCAACTTTAACCAAACTTTAAGAGAAAGTTTTTGAGATGAACAATTTTTTGACGGATGGCAGCACTTGTGCCATGCTACTATACTACTTTTTTACCCTAAAAAGCAACTTAAACAAATTGTTTTAAAATCccttttcatttcaaaatttcaatgaaCTCCCAAGTTCTCAATTcctgaaaatattaaaaagaacacaaccccaatagttGTTAATTGAAAATAGTAGTGTGGCAAttatattattgtttttttGGACAAAAGGTATTTTAAGTATCAAATTAGAAATCTGGAAACCTACTTTGTCCGGGTCCAAACAAAGAAAAGCGAATGAAAACCAACAAGAATTTGTACCAAGCTTTTGGTATAATTTCGCGGAAAAAAGTAGTAACAGCTAGTGCCACCCTCACAGATGCCCACTCCGTCACGGTTGCACCTTCCAACATAGTATCcacgcacacacacacagagacaCAGAGACCTCCCTGCCCCCGCCCTCCTCCCCAAAAAAACGAAAACAAAAACACCTTCTTTCAACTTGATTACGACGTTTCCCATGTGTATTTCTGCTGAAGTGACGATGATCTCCTTGTACCCTGACCTAATTACCCATCATCGTCCGCAAGCACCCCCTGCTCCGATCTTCAGACCCCAATGCTAGGGTTTTACTAGGGGTTTTCCTTTATCTATTCATCTTTCGTTGTCCTTTAATTTTGCGGTTTTTGAAGTTGATGTTTTGCTCTTCAATTGCTAGGTGAATTATTAATAATTTATAGGTCCAAAATTCGGTGAATTATGGGGTATCTGGAAGGCGATTGGCACGACGTGATCGATGTGGATTCAggggatgatgatgatgacttTTACGGTGGCGGCAACAGCGACACCCCCATGTCGTCCATGGACAGTGACGAAGACTGCGGGTTCAACTCTGATTCGGCACCGGATTACGACTTCATCAGTAACGACTCCGATGATCTCCTACACAGTCCGCAAAGCCAGAAGAATTATACCATCTTGAAGGAGGAAGACATACGATGTCGTCAAGAGGATGACATCACTAAGGTATCCACTGTTCTCTCTGTATCCAGAGAAGTAGCAAGCCTACTGCTACGCCGTTATAATTGGAGTGTGAGCACTGTGCACGAAGAGTGGTTCTCAGACGAAGAAAGGGTCCGCAAGGCTGTTGGCTTGTTGGAGGAGCCGATCGTTCAATTTTCAGCCGATGAGGAGGTAACCTGTGGGATTTGTTTTGATAGCTATTCGTTCTGTGAGATCAGAGCTGCTGCATGTGGGCATCCTTTCTGTCGTGCATGTTGGCAAGGGTATATAAATAACGCCATTAACGATGGCCCTGGTTGCGTGACTTTAAGGTGTCCTGACCCTTCTTGCAATGCAGCTGTAGGTCAAAATATGATTGATGATTTGGTTACCCGTGAATTTAAGGAGAAGTACCGCAGGTACCTTGTTCGATCTTACATAGAGGATAATAGGAAAATTAAGTGGTGTCCTGGTCCAGAGTGTGAGTGTGCGGTTGAATTTGTGGTTGGGAGTGGCAACCATGATGTTACTTGCAATTGCTCGTACGGATTTTGTTGGAATTGTACTGAGGATGCCCATCGCCCCGTGGATTGTGAGACTGTGGCCAAGTGGATCTTGAAAAACAATGCAGAGTCCGAGAAcactaactggattttggcttACACCAAGCCTTGTCCAAAATGCAAGAGACCAATTGAGAAGAACCATGGCTGTATGCATATGACTTGCAGGTCGCCTTGTGGGTTTGAGTTTTGCTGGCTGTGTCTCGGTTCATGGAGAGAACATGGTAGGGGAACAGGTGGCTATGCTTGTAACGGTTTCAGCGTGACCAAGAAAGAAGGAGCAGTTGATGAGACTGAAAGGAGGAGGGAAATGGCCAGGAAATCTTTGGAGAGATATACACATTATTACGAGCGGTGGGCTGCCAACCAAAAGTCAAGGCTAAAAGCTTTAACAGATTTGCACCAAATGCAAACTAACCATCTTGTGAGGCTAAGTGAAATACAGTGCCAACCCGAGACGCAGTTGAAGTTCATTACTGATGCTTGGCTTCAGATAGTGGAATGTAGGAGAGTGCTAAAGTGGACATATGCTTATGGATACTACCTACCCGAGAATTTGGACACCAAAAGGCGGTTTTTTGAGTACTTGCAAGGTGAGGCAGAGGTTGGCTTGGAAAGGCTTCATCAGTGTGCAGAGAAGGAATTGGAGACTTACCTCAAAGCAGAAAAACCTTCTGATGATTTCAATGATTTTCGTACAAAGTTAACAGGTTTGACGGCTGTGACAAGAAATTACTTTGAGAACTTGGTTAGAGCATTAGAGAATGGCCTCGCTGATGTGGATTCAGTAGGAACTTGTAGCAAGACAAGCTCAAAAGGTGCAGCTGGGAGCAGTAAACAGAAAGGGAACGGGAAGCGCAAGGAAGGGACAAAACATGACAGGTCGGGGAAGCAGAAGGTGCGAAATTCAGGCAGTTGAGAGTGCGTGAATGCTTTCTTCCAGATGTTGGTCCAATAACCATGTATGCAACTCTACTCTCATTGAAATGGCCACTTCACTGGCCTTGTTAATCTTTAGGGTAGTGGGTTCCTGATGATAGACAAAGTTTGGAGATGTAAGgaataaaagtagttaaaaaagaaagaaacagtcACATTTAGTATTGGCTCGTGTCCGTGTGGAGGAGAACTCTCCTAGGTTTCTGTTTCAGTAGATGGTTTTTTTAAGGTACTTTTGTCTTTGGTAGAACTTAAATCATATCAGTCTCTCTATTTATGTATGTATTGCTAATTTGCTTATGTTGCTCTTATCGTTCGCTTGTGTATTAGATAGTTACAGATCCATGAACTTTTGCCCAGGAATTGAAAAGTAAAGTTCATGATACCCAGGTAAAGCCCTTCTTGATGAAAAAAAATACCATTACTCTGGTATTTACTTGTCATACTGTCATCCAgaatcttcttcatttttttgtttttgtgggTGGTGTTTTTGTGTGTGTGGGTGTGGGGGTGGGGGGCGGGATTCAATGATTCCTTGTTGGTGAAAAAGAAACACCATTACTCTGGTATTTACTTGTCATACTGTTATCCTGAATCctcttcattcttttttttgttttcaatgaTCGCTCCATAGGGAAGAAGTTTGACGTAACAACAAATGAAGATTATTTGGTCAATCAACTATATTATTATTTGAGCTTCAGTTTCAAGTGCAATGTAAAAGCGTGTGTAGCCTGGATTGTCCTGCTGTAAGAGAGAatcttaccttcatggcatgttTGGGatccaaaaatcaagatattcAAAATCTGATTGGTGAGTCATGACAAAAACAGCTAACTAAATGCTGAATTAATCTGTCTATGAAGTCCGTGTAGACATGTATTAGCTTCCAATTGCAGCTTGAACaagttttttgattgaaaaccAGAGGCTGTATGCATCAATTTGTCATTGCATATAAGCTAGATCTTCCATTTGCCACGACCGACCAATCGATAAATCAGTAGATACTAAATCTAGTATCGCACATATGTTAGCCAGACAGTGATGTGAAACATCTCCAGAAACAAATTCATTGACTTCTCCATCAATCTCTATTGCACTGCATCCTGGCGCTTTCTTCAGCCCACGGTCACCAATCATCCTCCTGAACCTTCGTGCATCCTCACATTTCTGTGCAGCCAAATATATATTTGATAACTGAACATAAGCACTACTTTCTTCTGCTTCATTTCCACCTTCCAACTGTAATAGCTCCTCGACAGCAAGCTCTGCAAGAATGACATTGTTGTTCATCCGACAGCCACTTAGAAAGGCACCCCATACAGAAGCCAGTGCTTTCATGGGCATGCTTCTGATAAGCTCAAGGGCCTCGCATAACTGACCTGCCCTGCATAACAAGTCTACGATGCAACTATAATGTTCATGCTCAGGTGGAACGCCAAATAGAGTTTCCATGTTATTCAGCAAAAATTGACCTTCCCTAGGAAGCCCTGCATGTGTACAAGCAGCTAAA
This portion of the Coffea eugenioides isolate CCC68of chromosome 11, Ceug_1.0, whole genome shotgun sequence genome encodes:
- the LOC113751137 gene encoding probable E3 ubiquitin-protein ligase ARI7 gives rise to the protein MGYLEGDWHDVIDVDSGDDDDDFYGGGNSDTPMSSMDSDEDCGFNSDSAPDYDFISNDSDDLLHSPQSQKNYTILKEEDIRCRQEDDITKVSTVLSVSREVASLLLRRYNWSVSTVHEEWFSDEERVRKAVGLLEEPIVQFSADEEVTCGICFDSYSFCEIRAAACGHPFCRACWQGYINNAINDGPGCVTLRCPDPSCNAAVGQNMIDDLVTREFKEKYRRYLVRSYIEDNRKIKWCPGPECECAVEFVVGSGNHDVTCNCSYGFCWNCTEDAHRPVDCETVAKWILKNNAESENTNWILAYTKPCPKCKRPIEKNHGCMHMTCRSPCGFEFCWLCLGSWREHGRGTGGYACNGFSVTKKEGAVDETERRREMARKSLERYTHYYERWAANQKSRLKALTDLHQMQTNHLVRLSEIQCQPETQLKFITDAWLQIVECRRVLKWTYAYGYYLPENLDTKRRFFEYLQGEAEVGLERLHQCAEKELETYLKAEKPSDDFNDFRTKLTGLTAVTRNYFENLVRALENGLADVDSVGTCSKTSSKGAAGSSKQKGNGKRKEGTKHDRSGKQKVRNSGS